The Burkholderia ambifaria AMMD genome has a segment encoding these proteins:
- a CDS encoding muconate/chloromuconate family cycloisomerase, whose translation MIATAATIERIDTLLVDVPTIRPHKLSVATMNCQTLVLVRVRCTDGIEGVGEATTIGGLAYGEESPESIKVNIDTYFAPLLQGMDATRPGAAMARARKLFQGNRFAKCAIETALFDAQARRVGVPLSELFGGRTTDAVDVAWTLASGDTQRDIAEAEAMLDARRHRAFKLKIGSNAVDDDVAHVIAIKRALGERGDVRVDVNQAWSETDAIRAGARLADAGVSLVEQPIAATNRAGLKRLTQLARIPIMADEALHGPVDAFALAQDRAADVFAVKIAQSGGLLGAASVASIASAAGIDLYGGTMLEGAAGTMASAQLFSTFGSLKWGTELFGPLLLTEEILVEPLRYQDFKLHLPATPGLGITFDWARIERMRRDAR comes from the coding sequence ATGATAGCAACTGCCGCCACCATCGAGCGCATCGACACGCTGCTCGTTGACGTGCCAACGATCAGGCCCCACAAACTGTCGGTCGCCACGATGAATTGCCAGACCCTCGTGCTGGTCCGCGTTCGATGCACGGACGGTATCGAAGGCGTCGGCGAGGCGACGACGATCGGCGGTCTCGCATATGGCGAGGAGAGCCCCGAGAGCATCAAGGTCAACATCGACACCTACTTCGCGCCGCTGCTGCAAGGCATGGACGCAACGCGTCCCGGCGCCGCGATGGCGCGTGCGCGCAAGCTGTTCCAGGGCAACCGGTTCGCGAAGTGCGCGATCGAAACCGCGCTGTTCGACGCGCAGGCGCGCCGCGTCGGCGTGCCGCTGTCGGAACTGTTCGGCGGCCGCACGACGGATGCGGTCGACGTCGCATGGACGCTCGCGAGCGGCGATACGCAGCGCGACATCGCGGAAGCCGAGGCGATGCTCGACGCGCGCCGCCATCGCGCATTCAAGCTGAAGATCGGCTCGAACGCGGTCGACGACGACGTTGCGCACGTGATCGCGATCAAGCGCGCACTCGGCGAGCGCGGCGACGTCCGCGTCGACGTGAACCAGGCATGGAGCGAAACCGATGCGATCCGGGCGGGCGCACGCCTCGCGGACGCCGGCGTGAGCCTCGTCGAACAGCCCATCGCGGCGACCAATCGCGCGGGGCTGAAACGCCTCACGCAGCTCGCGCGGATTCCGATCATGGCCGACGAAGCGCTGCACGGCCCCGTCGATGCGTTCGCGCTCGCGCAGGACCGCGCGGCCGACGTGTTCGCGGTGAAGATCGCGCAATCGGGCGGGCTACTCGGCGCGGCGAGCGTCGCATCGATCGCGTCGGCGGCTGGCATCGACCTGTACGGCGGCACGATGCTCGAGGGCGCGGCCGGCACGATGGCGTCCGCGCAGCTGTTCAGCACGTTCGGCTCGCTGAAATGGGGCACCGAGCTATTTGGCCCGCTGCTGCTCACCGAGGAGATTCTCGTCGAGCCGCTGCGCTACCAGGATTTCAAGCTGCACCTGCCGGCGACGCCCGGCCTCGGCATCACCTTCGACTGGGCTCGCATCGAACGGATGCGACGCGACGCCCGCTGA
- the catC gene encoding muconolactone Delta-isomerase, with protein sequence MLFHVEMTVRLPADMDPVKAATLKAEEKAMCQRLMNEGVWRHLWRIAGQYANVSIFDVESVQQLHDVLSQLPLFPYMEMEVRALCRHPSSVRDDDR encoded by the coding sequence ATGCTGTTTCATGTGGAAATGACCGTCCGTCTGCCGGCGGACATGGATCCGGTCAAGGCGGCCACGCTGAAGGCCGAAGAGAAGGCGATGTGCCAGCGGTTGATGAACGAAGGAGTCTGGCGGCATCTGTGGCGGATCGCGGGGCAGTATGCGAACGTCAGCATTTTCGATGTCGAGAGCGTGCAGCAGCTGCATGACGTGCTGAGTCAGCTGCCGTTGTTTCCGTATATGGAGATGGAAGTGCGGGCGCTGTGCCGGCATCCTTCGTCCGTTCGGGACGACGATCGGTGA
- the andAc gene encoding anthranilate 1,2-dioxygenase large subunit AndAc, translating to MEQTESPVVFAARDDASDVRFPHDDGSRVPYKVFSSRAVYDREQERIFRGPTWNFVALEAEIPKAGDFKSTFVGDTPVVVTRTEDGTLSAWVNRCAHRGAQVCRKSRGNASSHTCVYHQWSFDNQGNLLGVPFRRGQKGMTGMPADFDPKQHGLRKLRVDSYRGLVFATFSDEVMPLPDYLGEQMRPWIDRIFHKPIEYLGCTRQYSKSNWKLYMENVKDPYHASMLHLFHTTFNIFRVGMKARSIPDANHGLHSIITVTKTGDDTSAAYKQQNIRSFDEGFHLEDESILDLVSEYDEDCTNHIQPIFPQLVIQQIHNTLVARQILPKGPDNFELIFHFFGYADDTPELRALRIKQANLVGPAGYISMEDTEATELVQRGTVRDADATSVIEMSRGNPDQQDTVITESLIRKFWVGYQKLMGYRSGSAE from the coding sequence ATGGAGCAGACAGAATCGCCCGTCGTATTCGCCGCGCGTGACGACGCGTCCGATGTGCGTTTTCCGCACGACGACGGCTCGCGCGTGCCCTATAAGGTGTTCAGCTCACGCGCGGTCTACGATCGCGAGCAGGAACGCATCTTCCGCGGGCCCACTTGGAACTTCGTCGCGCTGGAAGCGGAAATCCCGAAGGCCGGCGACTTCAAGAGCACGTTCGTCGGCGATACGCCGGTCGTCGTCACGCGCACCGAGGACGGCACGCTGTCCGCGTGGGTGAACCGCTGCGCGCACCGCGGCGCGCAGGTCTGCCGCAAGTCGCGCGGCAACGCGAGCTCGCACACGTGCGTGTACCACCAGTGGAGCTTCGACAACCAGGGCAACCTGCTCGGCGTGCCGTTCCGGCGCGGCCAGAAGGGGATGACCGGGATGCCGGCCGACTTCGACCCGAAGCAGCACGGGCTGCGCAAGCTGCGCGTCGACAGCTATCGCGGGCTCGTGTTCGCCACCTTCAGCGATGAAGTGATGCCGCTGCCGGATTATCTCGGCGAGCAGATGCGGCCGTGGATCGACCGAATCTTCCACAAGCCGATCGAGTATCTCGGCTGCACGAGACAGTATTCGAAGTCGAACTGGAAGCTGTACATGGAGAACGTGAAGGACCCGTATCACGCGAGCATGCTGCATCTGTTCCATACGACCTTCAACATCTTCCGTGTCGGGATGAAGGCTCGCTCGATTCCGGATGCGAATCACGGGCTGCACAGCATCATCACGGTGACGAAGACGGGCGACGACACGTCGGCCGCGTACAAGCAGCAGAACATCCGCTCGTTCGACGAGGGCTTCCATCTGGAAGACGAGTCGATCCTCGATCTCGTGTCCGAATACGACGAGGACTGCACGAACCATATCCAGCCGATCTTCCCGCAGCTCGTGATCCAGCAGATCCACAACACGCTGGTCGCGCGCCAGATCCTGCCGAAGGGGCCGGACAACTTCGAGCTGATCTTTCACTTCTTCGGCTACGCGGACGACACGCCCGAGCTGCGCGCGCTGCGCATCAAGCAGGCGAACCTGGTCGGGCCGGCCGGCTACATCTCGATGGAGGACACCGAGGCGACCGAGCTCGTGCAGCGCGGCACGGTGCGCGACGCCGATGCGACGTCGGTGA
- a CDS encoding NAD(P)H-dependent oxidoreductase — MNVLIVYAHPEPRSLNGALRDFAVEHLEAAGHAVQVTDLYAMNWKAAFDAHDVTDRAPDARFDPALDSKRAFETGTQRDDIAREQEKLKWADAVILQFPLWWFSMPAIMKGWVERVYAYGFAYGVGEHSDQHWGDRYGEGSLAGKRAMVIVTTGGWESHYSARGINGPIDDVLFPIQHGILYYPGFDVLPPFVIYRTGRMNDVRFDETRAALGKRLDELWTARPIPFRRQNAGDYEIPALTLRAGIAPEKVGFAAHLAHEQ, encoded by the coding sequence ATGAATGTGCTGATCGTCTATGCCCATCCCGAACCGCGTTCGCTGAACGGCGCGTTGCGGGACTTCGCGGTCGAGCATCTCGAAGCAGCGGGCCATGCCGTGCAGGTGACCGATCTGTACGCGATGAACTGGAAGGCCGCGTTCGACGCGCATGACGTGACCGACCGTGCGCCCGACGCGCGCTTCGATCCCGCGCTCGATTCGAAGCGTGCGTTCGAGACGGGCACGCAGCGCGACGACATCGCGCGCGAACAGGAGAAGCTGAAGTGGGCCGACGCGGTGATCCTGCAGTTTCCGCTGTGGTGGTTCTCGATGCCGGCGATCATGAAGGGCTGGGTCGAGCGTGTGTATGCGTATGGCTTCGCGTACGGCGTCGGCGAGCATTCCGACCAGCACTGGGGCGACCGTTACGGCGAGGGCTCGCTGGCGGGCAAGCGTGCGATGGTGATCGTCACGACGGGCGGCTGGGAGTCGCACTACAGCGCGCGCGGCATCAACGGGCCGATCGACGACGTGCTGTTTCCGATCCAGCACGGGATTTTGTATTACCCGGGGTTCGACGTGCTGCCGCCGTTCGTGATCTACCGGACGGGGCGGATGAACGACGTGCGCTTCGACGAAACGCGCGCGGCGCTCGGCAAGCGTCTCGACGAACTGTGGACCGCACGGCCGATTCCGTTCCGGCGGCAGAATGCCGGGGACTACGAGATTCCGGCGCTGACGCTGAGGGCCGGGATCGCGCCGGAGAAGGTGGGGTTTGCGGCGCACCTCGCGCACGAGCAGTGA
- a CDS encoding NADPH-dependent 2,4-dienoyl-CoA reductase, with protein sequence MTTPFPHLLAPLDLGFTTLKNRVLMGSMHTGLEDSRKTLPRLADYFAERARGGVGLIVTGGFAPNVAGWTKPFGGTLMTSAGARRHRVITDAVHADDGKIALQILHTGRYGYHPFAVAPSKIKSPISPFAPHELSARGVERQIRAFVRCAQLAREAGYDGVEIMGSEGYLINQFISMHTNKRGDQWGGSYENRIRLPIEIIERTREAVGRDFILIYRLSMLDLIPDGSDWSETVQLAKAVERAGATIINTGIGWHEARVPTIATSVPRGAFAWVTRKMKGEVGIPLVTTNRINRPEVAEQILADGCADMVSMARPLLADAEFVVKAAQGRADEINTCIGCNQACLDHAFKNKIASCLLNPRACHETELVYARVQQPKRIAVVGAGPAGLACSTVLAQRGHHVDLFDAAAEIGGQFNMAKRIPGKEEFDEALRYFGRQVELTGVNLHLNRRVAASDLIAGGYDEIVLATGVAPRDPKIPGQDGPNVLSYIDVLAGRQPVGRRVAVIGAGGIGFDVAEYLVQDGASPTLDLEEWKAEWGVTDPAATRGGVTRAQVAAPAREVTLLQRKAAPLGKGLGKTTGWIHRATLKMKQVKMIGGVNYELIDARGLHVSYGEQRTDHELIEADTIVLCAGQEPQRALLVPLQAAGRRVHLIGGAELAAELDAKRAIDQGSRLAARL encoded by the coding sequence GCCGAACGTGGCCGGCTGGACCAAGCCGTTCGGCGGCACGCTGATGACGTCCGCCGGCGCGCGGCGCCATCGCGTGATCACCGACGCCGTGCATGCGGACGACGGCAAGATCGCGCTGCAGATCCTGCATACCGGCCGCTACGGCTACCACCCGTTCGCGGTCGCGCCGTCGAAGATCAAGTCGCCGATCTCGCCGTTCGCGCCGCATGAGCTCAGCGCGCGCGGCGTCGAGCGGCAGATCCGTGCGTTCGTCCGCTGCGCGCAGCTCGCGCGCGAGGCCGGCTACGACGGCGTCGAGATCATGGGCTCCGAGGGCTACCTGATCAACCAGTTCATCTCGATGCATACGAACAAGCGCGGCGACCAGTGGGGCGGCTCGTATGAAAACCGCATCCGTCTGCCGATCGAGATCATCGAGCGCACGCGCGAAGCGGTCGGGCGCGACTTCATCCTGATCTACCGGCTGTCGATGCTCGACCTGATTCCGGACGGCAGCGACTGGAGCGAGACCGTGCAGCTTGCGAAGGCCGTCGAGCGCGCGGGCGCGACCATCATCAACACGGGGATCGGCTGGCACGAGGCGCGCGTGCCGACGATCGCGACGTCGGTGCCGCGCGGCGCGTTTGCGTGGGTGACCAGGAAGATGAAGGGCGAGGTCGGCATCCCGCTCGTGACGACCAACCGGATCAACCGGCCCGAAGTGGCCGAGCAGATTCTCGCGGACGGCTGCGCGGACATGGTGTCGATGGCGCGTCCGCTGCTTGCGGATGCCGAGTTCGTCGTCAAGGCCGCGCAGGGCCGCGCCGACGAGATCAACACCTGCATCGGCTGCAACCAGGCGTGTCTCGACCACGCGTTCAAGAACAAGATCGCGTCGTGCCTGCTGAACCCGCGCGCGTGCCACGAGACGGAGCTGGTCTACGCGCGGGTGCAGCAGCCGAAGCGCATCGCGGTCGTCGGCGCGGGGCCGGCCGGGCTCGCATGCTCGACCGTGCTCGCGCAGCGCGGCCACCACGTCGACCTGTTCGACGCGGCCGCGGAGATCGGCGGCCAGTTCAACATGGCGAAGCGGATCCCGGGCAAGGAAGAGTTCGATGAAGCGCTGCGTTACTTCGGCCGGCAGGTCGAGCTGACCGGCGTGAACCTGCACCTGAACCGCCGCGTCGCCGCGAGCGACCTGATCGCGGGCGGCTATGACGAGATCGTGCTCGCCACCGGCGTGGCGCCGCGCGACCCGAAGATTCCCGGGCAGGACGGGCCGAACGTGCTCAGCTATATCGACGTGCTCGCCGGCAGGCAGCCGGTCGGCCGGCGTGTCGCGGTGATCGGCGCGGGCGGCATCGGCTTCGATGTCGCCGAGTATCTGGTGCAGGACGGCGCGTCGCCGACGCTCGATCTGGAAGAGTGGAAAGCGGAGTGGGGCGTGACCGATCCGGCCGCGACGCGCGGCGGCGTGACGCGCGCGCAGGTCGCGGCGCCCGCGCGCGAAGTGACGCTGCTGCAACGCAAGGCCGCGCCGCTCGGCAAGGGGCTCGGCAAGACGACCGGCTGGATTCACCGCGCGACGCTGAAGATGAAGCAGGTGAAGATGATCGGCGGCGTGAACTACGAATTGATCGATGCGCGCGGGTTGCACGTGTCGTACGGCGAACAGCGCACCGATCACGAACTGATCGAAGCCGACACGATCGTGCTGTGCGCGGGGCAGGAACCGCAGCGCGCGCTGCTGGTGCCGCTGCAGGCGGCCGGACGACGGGTGCATCTGATCGGCGGCGCGGAACTGGCTGCCGAACTCGATGCGAAGCGTGCGATCGATCAGGGTTCGCGGCTTGCCGCGCGGCTGTGA
- the andR gene encoding anthranilate 1,2-dioxygenase regulatory protein AndR, whose product MSPTSFEPYALRAHRLFESRDLDETRERISRVMQPHALLPSGRVQGASHMDFVRLGGLGIGTIAFGDAMRVQVDAVDGYYLLMFCLSGQAEVHAMGRQLGVDGQTGVLCAPGERFDAVLSADCEQFVLRIDAATVGSLTGDPRATLDPVLHISDAALAAWRQQLMLVARSPELLERANANPRVASQLEHLLIDLLIEGHPPSVLRASHRDPAPGFVRRAQEFVNAHYAQPLQLADIVQAANVPERTLRDAFLQFRGMSPMQYLRATRLDHARELLRGSMSERRIADIALDCGFTHLGRFALAYREKFGESPSETLDGKR is encoded by the coding sequence ATGTCCCCAACGTCGTTCGAGCCGTATGCGCTGCGCGCGCACCGGCTGTTCGAATCCCGCGATCTCGACGAGACGCGCGAGCGGATCTCGCGCGTGATGCAGCCGCACGCGCTGCTGCCGAGCGGCCGCGTGCAAGGCGCGTCGCACATGGATTTCGTGCGGCTCGGCGGGCTCGGGATCGGCACCATCGCATTCGGCGACGCGATGCGCGTGCAGGTCGACGCGGTCGACGGCTATTACCTGCTGATGTTCTGCCTGTCCGGGCAGGCGGAAGTCCACGCGATGGGACGCCAGCTCGGCGTCGACGGGCAGACCGGCGTGCTGTGCGCGCCCGGCGAGCGCTTCGATGCGGTGCTGTCCGCCGACTGCGAGCAGTTCGTGCTGCGCATCGACGCGGCGACCGTCGGCTCGCTCACCGGCGACCCGCGCGCGACGCTCGACCCCGTGCTGCACATCAGCGACGCCGCGCTCGCCGCGTGGCGCCAGCAGCTGATGCTCGTCGCCCGCTCGCCCGAACTGCTCGAACGCGCGAACGCCAATCCGCGCGTGGCGTCGCAGCTCGAGCACCTGCTGATCGACCTGCTGATCGAAGGCCACCCGCCGTCCGTGCTGCGGGCGTCGCACCGCGACCCGGCGCCGGGCTTCGTGCGGCGCGCGCAGGAGTTCGTGAACGCGCACTACGCGCAGCCGCTGCAGCTCGCGGATATCGTCCAGGCCGCCAACGTGCCGGAACGGACGCTGCGCGACGCCTTCCTGCAGTTCCGCGGGATGAGCCCGATGCAGTACCTGCGCGCGACGCGGCTCGACCATGCGCGGGAGTTGCTGCGCGGGTCGATGTCCGAGCGACGGATCGCCGATATCGCGCTCGATTGCGGGTTCACGCACCTCGGGCGGTTTGCGCTCGCGTATCGGGAGAAGTTCGGCGAATCGCCGTCGGAGACGCTCGACGGCAAGCGGTAG
- a CDS encoding LysR family transcriptional regulator — protein MNNLRRLDLNLLVTLDVLLAEHNVTRAAEKLNMSQPSVSVQLQKLRDLFGDPLLLPGPRGMRPTARAETLREPLRDALDALERAVLTATPFDPATATNTWRVAATDYGESTIVLPALNTLRSAAPATRLAVVELAPPRIEQDAERNGIDLAFHTSEGSPEGMRRLPLFVERYVLVGRAGHPKLKRRPTLAQFSTLEHVIVSPDGGGFFGVTDEVLAKAGAARRVVLSVPHFLFVMSAVASTDLVAMLPERLVRNIPALRVVEAPVEVPGYEMSMLWHERVHRDPAHRWLRETIAASV, from the coding sequence TTGAACAATCTCAGACGACTGGACCTGAACCTGCTAGTCACGCTCGACGTGCTGCTCGCCGAGCACAACGTCACGCGGGCGGCTGAAAAACTGAACATGTCGCAGCCGTCGGTCAGCGTGCAGTTGCAGAAACTGCGCGACCTGTTCGGCGATCCGCTGCTGCTGCCGGGGCCGCGCGGGATGCGGCCGACCGCTCGCGCCGAGACGCTGCGCGAGCCGTTGCGGGACGCGCTCGACGCACTCGAACGGGCAGTGCTGACGGCCACGCCGTTCGATCCGGCGACCGCGACGAACACGTGGCGCGTGGCCGCGACCGACTACGGCGAATCGACGATCGTGCTGCCCGCGCTGAACACGCTGCGCTCGGCCGCCCCCGCTACGCGACTCGCCGTCGTCGAACTCGCGCCGCCGCGCATCGAGCAGGACGCGGAGCGCAACGGCATCGACCTGGCGTTCCATACGAGCGAAGGGTCGCCGGAAGGGATGCGGCGCCTGCCGCTGTTCGTCGAGCGATACGTGCTCGTCGGTCGTGCCGGTCATCCGAAGCTGAAACGGCGCCCGACGCTCGCGCAGTTCAGCACGCTGGAACACGTGATCGTGTCGCCCGACGGCGGCGGCTTCTTCGGCGTGACGGACGAAGTGCTCGCAAAAGCGGGCGCTGCGCGGCGTGTCGTGCTGTCGGTTCCGCATTTCCTGTTCGTGATGTCGGCCGTCGCCAGCACCGATCTCGTCGCGATGCTGCCCGAGCGGCTGGTCCGCAACATACCCGCATTACGCGTCGTGGAAGCGCCGGTCGAAGTCCCCGGCTATGAGATGTCGATGCTGTGGCACGAACGCGTGCATCGCGATCCCGCGCATCGATGGCTGCGCGAGACGATCGCCGCGTCGGTGTGA
- the catA gene encoding catechol 1,2-dioxygenase, with amino-acid sequence MNKQAIDALLKTFDDAAEKPGNPRVRAIVNRIVKDICYTIEDFDVQPSEFWTALNYLNEAGREFGLIAAGLGLERFLDVRMDEAEEKAGFQGGTPRTIEGPLYVAGAPESVGHARLDDGTDPGQTLIMRGRVLGQDGAPIANALVEVWHANHLGNYSYFDQSQPAFNLRRSIRTDADGRYSFRSVLPVGYSVPPGSKTEQLLDQLGRHGHRPAHIHFFVSADGYRKLTTQINIEGDPHIWDDFAFATREGLIPKINQAEGAEGKPYGVDGQFALIDFDFSLLKDKQDVPASEVERARAQA; translated from the coding sequence ATGAACAAGCAAGCCATCGACGCCCTGCTGAAGACCTTCGACGACGCCGCGGAAAAGCCCGGCAACCCGCGCGTGCGCGCGATCGTCAACCGGATCGTGAAGGACATCTGCTACACGATCGAGGACTTCGACGTGCAGCCGAGCGAATTCTGGACCGCGCTCAACTACCTGAACGAAGCCGGCCGTGAATTCGGGCTGATCGCCGCGGGCCTCGGCCTCGAGCGCTTCCTCGACGTGCGGATGGACGAGGCCGAGGAGAAGGCCGGCTTCCAGGGCGGCACGCCGCGCACAATCGAGGGGCCGCTGTATGTCGCGGGCGCACCGGAATCGGTCGGCCATGCGCGCCTCGACGACGGCACCGATCCGGGCCAGACGCTGATCATGCGCGGCCGGGTGCTCGGTCAGGACGGCGCGCCGATCGCGAACGCGCTCGTCGAGGTGTGGCACGCGAACCATCTCGGCAACTACTCGTACTTCGATCAATCGCAGCCCGCGTTCAATCTGCGGCGCTCGATCCGCACCGATGCCGATGGCCGCTACAGCTTCCGCAGCGTGCTGCCGGTCGGCTACAGCGTCCCGCCGGGCAGCAAGACCGAGCAGCTGCTCGACCAGCTCGGCCGCCACGGCCATCGTCCGGCGCACATCCACTTCTTCGTTTCCGCGGACGGATATCGTAAGCTGACGACGCAGATCAACATCGAAGGCGATCCGCACATCTGGGACGACTTCGCGTTCGCGACCCGCGAAGGGCTGATCCCGAAGATCAATCAGGCCGAGGGCGCGGAAGGCAAGCCGTATGGCGTCGACGGGCAGTTCGCGCTGATCGACTTCGATTTTTCGCTGCTCAAGGACAAGCAGGACGTGCCGGCGAGCGAAGTCGAGCGGGCGCGGGCGCAAGCCTGA
- a CDS encoding DUF2471 family protein gives MFQSSAFDPEQPGFNPGHFERAAQRAVVDLQRVVGGPAQRALGLRRRTHPAAVRTMSWQALLNVEELAFSNAGFLSRNDPTVVDAFIRLRDSRLVAADVEEPVDWRRDDDDLPAVYLIVKAMLEAEEEERAEAA, from the coding sequence ATGTTTCAGTCATCCGCATTCGATCCCGAGCAACCCGGCTTCAACCCCGGCCACTTCGAGCGCGCCGCGCAGCGCGCGGTCGTCGATCTGCAGCGTGTCGTCGGCGGCCCTGCGCAGCGCGCGCTCGGCCTGCGACGCCGCACGCATCCGGCCGCCGTCCGCACGATGAGCTGGCAGGCGCTGCTGAACGTCGAGGAACTCGCGTTCTCGAACGCCGGTTTCCTGAGCCGCAACGATCCGACCGTCGTCGACGCGTTCATCCGTCTGCGCGACAGCCGACTGGTCGCGGCGGACGTCGAGGAGCCGGTCGACTGGCGTCGCGACGACGACGACCTGCCGGCCGTCTACCTGATCGTCAAGGCGATGCTGGAAGCGGAAGAAGAGGAACGGGCCGAAGCGGCCTGA
- a CDS encoding LysR family transcriptional regulator: MELRQLRYFIAVAEEMNITRAAERLHMTQPPLSRQLQAVEDELGLPLFERGARPLKLTDAGRVFYAQAKRVVEQADELGPLTRRLAQLSERIVIGFVPSTLYGALPDVIRAFREAQPNVELSLIEMFTLEQLGALKGGRIDVGFGRLRFDDDQLVREALIEEKLIAALPVGHPLADPERPLTLADIANETLIVYPSTPRPSFADQQLSALRDGALVPAAVHEVRELQTALGLVAAQVGVSLVPESVEGVRVRGVVYRRLPEPTATSPIIMSRRLHGESAATSAFCAIAREMIVPVG, translated from the coding sequence ATGGAATTGCGTCAGCTCCGGTACTTCATCGCGGTCGCGGAGGAAATGAACATCACGCGGGCGGCGGAGCGGCTGCACATGACGCAGCCGCCGCTGAGCCGCCAGCTTCAGGCGGTCGAGGACGAGCTCGGGTTGCCGCTGTTCGAGCGCGGGGCGCGGCCGCTGAAACTGACCGACGCGGGACGCGTGTTCTACGCGCAGGCGAAGCGCGTCGTCGAGCAGGCCGACGAGCTCGGGCCGCTGACGCGGCGGCTCGCGCAGTTGTCGGAGCGGATCGTGATCGGCTTCGTGCCGTCGACGCTCTATGGCGCGCTGCCGGACGTGATCCGCGCGTTTCGCGAGGCGCAGCCGAACGTCGAGCTGTCGCTGATCGAAATGTTCACGCTCGAACAGCTCGGCGCGCTGAAGGGCGGGCGGATCGACGTCGGGTTCGGCCGCCTGCGCTTCGACGACGACCAGCTCGTGCGCGAGGCGCTGATCGAGGAAAAGCTGATCGCGGCGCTGCCGGTCGGGCATCCGCTCGCGGATCCGGAACGGCCGCTGACGCTGGCGGACATCGCGAACGAGACGCTGATCGTCTATCCGAGCACGCCGCGGCCAAGCTTCGCGGATCAGCAACTGTCCGCGCTGCGCGACGGCGCGCTGGTGCCGGCGGCCGTTCACGAGGTGCGCGAGCTGCAGACGGCGCTCGGGCTCGTCGCCGCGCAGGTGGGTGTGTCGCTGGTGCCGGAAAGCGTGGAGGGCGTGCGCGTGAGGGGCGTCGTCTACCGGCGGCTGCCGGAACCGACGGCGACGTCGCCGATCATCATGAGCCGCCGGCTGCACGGCGAAAGTGCGGCGACGAGCGCGTTCTGTGCGATCGCTCGGGAGATGATCGTGCCGGTGGGGTAA